The Euphorbia lathyris chromosome 2, ddEupLath1.1, whole genome shotgun sequence genome includes a window with the following:
- the LOC136220965 gene encoding UMP-CMP kinase 3-like isoform X2, with translation MGTVVEAARKEENGSVAQKNPTVVFVLGGPGSGKGTQCANIVEHYGYTHLSAGDLLRAEINSGSENGTMIQNMIKEGKIVPSEVTIKLLQKAMQDNGNDKFLIDGFPRNEENRAAFESVTKITPEVVLFFDCSEEEMERRLLSRNQGRVDDNIETIRKRFKVFLESSLPVIQYYEAKGKVCKIDAAKPINEVFETVKAVFTKKDEKVAV, from the exons ATGGGAACTGTTGTTGAAGCTGCAAGAAAG GAAGAAAACGGAAGTGTAGCTCAGAAGAATCCTACAGTTGTTTTTGTCTTGG GTGGCCCAGGCAGCGGAAAGGGTACTCAGTGTGCAAATATTGTTGAGCACTATGGTTATACTCATCTCAGTGCTGGGGATCTTCTTCGAGCGGAAATCAATTCTGGGTCTGAAAATGG AACCATGATCCAGAACATGATTAAGGAGGGGAAAATTGTGCCTTCAGAGGTTACAATAAAGCTACTACAAAAAGCAATGCAGGATAACGGCAATGACAAATTTCTGATCGACGGTTTTCCTCGGAATGAGGAAAATCGTGCTGCATTCGAATCTGTT ACCAAGATTACACCAGAAGTTGTTTTGTTCTTTGATTGTTCCGAGGAAGAAATGGAGAGACGCCTTTTGAGTAGGAACCAG GGTAGAGTAGATGATAACATAGAGACAATAAGGAAGCGTTTCAAAGTTTTTCTAGAGTCTAGCCTCCCTGTGATTCAGTACTATGAAGCCAAGGGGAAAGTTTGCAAG ATTGATGCTGCTAAACCAATTAACGAGGTTTTTGAGACTGTTAAAGCTGTATTTACCAAAAAAGATGAGAAG GTTGCTGTTTAG
- the LOC136220965 gene encoding UMP-CMP kinase 3-like isoform X1, which produces MGTVVEAARKEENGSVAQKNPTVVFVLGGPGSGKGTQCANIVEHYGYTHLSAGDLLRAEINSGSENGTMIQNMIKEGKIVPSEVTIKLLQKAMQDNGNDKFLIDGFPRNEENRAAFESVTKITPEVVLFFDCSEEEMERRLLSRNQGRVDDNIETIRKRFKVFLESSLPVIQYYEAKGKVCKIDAAKPINEVFETVKAVFTKKDEKVKNHLCFSL; this is translated from the exons ATGGGAACTGTTGTTGAAGCTGCAAGAAAG GAAGAAAACGGAAGTGTAGCTCAGAAGAATCCTACAGTTGTTTTTGTCTTGG GTGGCCCAGGCAGCGGAAAGGGTACTCAGTGTGCAAATATTGTTGAGCACTATGGTTATACTCATCTCAGTGCTGGGGATCTTCTTCGAGCGGAAATCAATTCTGGGTCTGAAAATGG AACCATGATCCAGAACATGATTAAGGAGGGGAAAATTGTGCCTTCAGAGGTTACAATAAAGCTACTACAAAAAGCAATGCAGGATAACGGCAATGACAAATTTCTGATCGACGGTTTTCCTCGGAATGAGGAAAATCGTGCTGCATTCGAATCTGTT ACCAAGATTACACCAGAAGTTGTTTTGTTCTTTGATTGTTCCGAGGAAGAAATGGAGAGACGCCTTTTGAGTAGGAACCAG GGTAGAGTAGATGATAACATAGAGACAATAAGGAAGCGTTTCAAAGTTTTTCTAGAGTCTAGCCTCCCTGTGATTCAGTACTATGAAGCCAAGGGGAAAGTTTGCAAG ATTGATGCTGCTAAACCAATTAACGAGGTTTTTGAGACTGTTAAAGCTGTATTTACCAAAAAAGATGAGAAGGTAAAGAACCATTTATGTTTTTCCTTGTAG